The window TAATTTCCAAAATTAGTTTGGTGTTTACTGTAGTTTTCCTATTTACATGATAATAATAGACTATAATAAATTTCCTATAAAAATTTCTATAAAAATCCATAATGAAATTCCTGTGCATTACTGAAAGCAGTGGTCTCTTAAAGTAGATCTATGAGTAGATATTCAAAGAAGCCTTGTAGCTGGTATGTTGGTCCAAATGTTGTAACCATGGAAGCGAACTGTTCCATCTACAATATATAGAGTTGCATCATCCCTTTTATTGTACTGAGCACTGTCCTGTTGGGTGTCTACATGTAAATTCCTCTAGCTGGTATCTGGTGTCTTTATTCTCAGCGTGCCAGAACTCCCAGTGACACGATGAGAAAGTTTACTGTCTTTATTTAACCGTGGTTTGTGGCTCTGTCCTCCCTGACCGTGACAATGGCATGACAGCAGATTTGGTGACAGTCTACGGTTTCAAAGGGAAACAGAGAAGCCGCTTTAGACACTCCTTCGTGGAAGAGGATCAGACCTGGCTCTCTGGACCCTGTGTTTGCAATTAGTAGTATTAAGGAAGTAAGGAGTAAATACAATAGCATGTTGATTTCTGCAGGTATAGGCATAGTTTGTTGCCACCTTTATTCTGAATAAGTGTCTCTTGCTCTCATTTTCTCATTGCATTACAGCTGTAAAGGCTCATCATGCcataaaagcattaaacacacacacacccacatactcAGAGGAGGGTTAAGCGCTGATCTTTTCTCCGGCTGTTCAAACTGTTTTGAACCGTTTTTTTCTATGTATGTAGCAGTTGAAGTAGTGGGAACAAGGTGTTCCTGGTGCCAATCGTCTTGGAGGTCAGATGGAAATTTgtcaggctgtttttttttatttttgcatgaAGCTTATTCCCTTCGTGCAAAGCTACTTGTTAATTCGAACCAAGAAAAGAGTGATGGTGCTTTATTCATTGATTTAATTTAAGACCCAAAGTGTGTCAGTCAGCAGTTTTTATGtgacatttatattttctttgtttattgGAACTCTAATTTACAAAAATTATTCAATTTTCTAAATACTTCTTCttctaaatacagtatttactaAAATCCAGTCTTACTGAGAAAAATGGCTGCAAATATTATGCGAAAATCCTCAAGACACTACATTTATTATTGACCCTGCCTCATTCGATGACTCATGTGTTTCAGTAAGCACTTTGTTTATTCACGGGAGCTCAAGCTTCTTTGAAAACTGGGAATTGATGGTTAAAGCGCCGACGATCCATGCAAATACGCCCATGCAAATGCTAGCGAAAAAGCTTCCCAGAGAAGCGATACGCATTAGCGATAAATCAGCAGCACCCTGGTCATTAAAGAGTTGAGTATATGTCTGTTAAAGCTGATTAACCACAATCCACATAATCATTAACTCTTTGTGGCTTTAAAGTGTCAGTGGAGGTCTCTCTGCTATTCACTTCTTTCTACTCAGTGAATTGTGGCGAGTTCCAACAGCATGTGTGAATTTTCCTAGAACATAATAATATCTCTAAAATGTGAGAAATTAAGTAAGTCCTGAGTTTTGACCCTATAAAGACACAGTGACTCTGCCTCGTTCCTTCACTATTAACCATGAGTCCGTCTTTGGACCATGTGCTGTGTCAAACCAGAGGCCGCTAACAAGAATGGCAAGGTTGCCGAGGACAGCGAAACCATCCCAGACCAGACGCCTGCCGCGGATGGAGACGGGGCGGTCGTAGCCGCGGCGTCCGCGAGCCCCGTGTCTGCAGCGCCGCCGGCAGCGGAGGAGCCTGAACCCGCACCCGAAGCTCCGGCGGCCGCGGAGCCCTCTCCCGaggcggcagctgcagctccagagcaAGGTAGGTCACGGTGAAAGGTCACTGAGTGTTTGCCTACatgcaaattattattatgtaataCAATTATGGCAATTTCATGGCCTGACTCTGTGACTAGAGCTTCTTTAGAAATTACGATATTCACGTAGCCCAGTGGGTAAATGGGAACAGAATGTACACTGGCCAGCGGTAACCTGAGCTCCACTGCCTCCTGCTCACTGACCCAGTGAACGCATTGTCCTGCCACCGTGGCGTAGACCCATCCCCGTCCCAGTGCAACCAGCATGACCAGTCGGTATCCAACAACACGCAATGACTTTAGTCTCAACCCCCCACGCTGGTCACAGGGAGGCTTCACAGTTATGACATGGAATAATTGATTCAGTGTTAATTGCTGGATAATCAGACCAGTGTTTAGGTTTTAAATTTTTTGAGTAGCAACTCAAAACGACGGCACATCTGTTAAGATAACACGATGATCGGGACATAGAAGTGGCTTCTGTCAGTTTACTTATTACTTCGTCATGCAAATGACAAGGAGCCAAAAGCTTGAGACGCCAGCTCTTCATTTTCCTTCTTGTCTGATGCAAAGCTGCCACTATTATACAGCCCAGATAGATAATGCAGCAAAGCCAGCTGTGTTCCCCATACACTTTGCATCCTTATCTTACTGTATTACCACAAAAGCGCCTGACCAGAACATTCCTTCAGTAAGGCTGCAAATGgtgatgcagacacagactcGGGTGCACTGAGTCCAGGTGAACTGCGGGATTCTATTTTTGACtcgcaacaaacacaaacagatttttgtttttttaatgacaacGAACGTTTATTTCAGAATCCGAGGCCACAGCTACTGAACCCACACCCACCACAGACGAGGCACCAGGTGAGCGGAGCTGTGATTTTCAAATGAAGTCACCCACGTGACCCATGACAAAGTGTCCACACGTCCCAACGTTgactctgtttgttttcagctccCAGCGAGTGAAGTGCAACACGGATAGCTGCACAGCTGACTTTGTTACCTAGTGTGTATGCATGAgtgtatgtacagtgtgtgtgcgtgtgtgtgtctgagataCTGATGTTGCCAAGACGCAGACCCTGTGATGAGCCCTTTCACTGGGGGCGCCCCAGTCGCCActgtgccttctcctcctcgtgaTGATGTACGACTGCAGGTTCTGCTTGAAAGCTGTACATACAGTTCTGCAGCTCAGCGTGTGTTTATTtacgaatcatttttaaaataactttattTAACTAGATTTCTATTTAGTTCATAGTTGCATTGAATAGGAAACACCCTTAACAGCTGAGCTACCAGCTGATTCTGTACTGTTCTACCAAATTATAATTAAGAAATATAAATGAGAAAACTAAAGCCAAAATATATGTAATTAATGGAATAATAATGGCTTtgattttacaaaaacaaatgaaatggaaTGAAAGAATAtaatctaaataaaaacaattgcaAATTAATACTAtgtgaatatattttttatgttactactatcaaataaaaaatgcagtaaaatacatgttttacttgtgatttatttaatattttccaTTAGCAAAGCATCGTAGGAAGGCAAAATATGGGTTTTTTCATATTACAAGgaaaattattataaaatcTGACTATATTTCAACCTGTTCTAAACCAATGAAGACCAGAGAATTAGAAAACAATTATCAACATCTCGTTTATGTCAAGAGAGAAACTGCCGTTTAATCAAATGCTGTTGAATCTGAGAGCGTCTGACGGGTGGACTACAACTTGTTTGGGATGCCGTCGGTCAGTCAGGAGTCCAACAGAGgaccagcaacagcaacagcctcaATTTCCACCAGTCCGCCCTGAGGAGACACGAAAACGCCTTCAACTCACACACATTCGCTCGTCTCTCTTGCTTCTACGCTACGGTTTGAACTGACGTGTGAGCAGGAAAGAACACTGACGTGAAGCACACGCAGCGTGCACTAGACCGTGGAGGTGTTTGGACTTACTCTGGGGAGAGCAGCGACTTGGTAGGCAGCTCTGGCAGGAAAGTTACTGCTGAAAACTAGAGATAAAACATATACATTATAGTGTTGTCCTTAATTGTCCATGTTATGTCATTTCCCTGTCTGTTAGTTCCTGTACATCCCCCAAGATTTATTAGCATGAGTCTTAAGCATGAAATAGGTTTACATGGCTCCAGGTCACACACGTCCtgccccttcttcttctcctgtgcaGGGAAAGTTTCTTGCGGTTTAGCGCTGATTGTAGCCCGGCAGCTTGGGCCTTTACCGAAGTCGGGCCTGAACCACACCGAGTTGGGTTACACCTGTTTGCCTGCACGGCAGTATCCATTTACAGCTCACCGGGCCCTGCAGTGTCTATTACACCTGCCTGCGCTGGTCCAGGAGGAAATGACCGAACAAAAGGTGGATGCATTCAATCAGGAGAAGAGAAATTAGAATTATGGAAAGAATATATGTGAGTGAACCTCTCTCTTAAACAAACAGTTAAACAACAATATTCACTTACATGTCTTGTAGACCTCATTGACACTGTTGAAGTCATTTATATCTGCGAGCAGCACAGTTGTCTTCACCACTGAAATTCAACAGTACGTTTCATCAGGGAGTTTGTGGAAACACATCGAACATGTGAGCAGCAGACGTGACAGTGGTGGGAATTCACCATTGCTGTAGTTGCAGCCGGCAGCTTTGAGGATCTCCCCCATGTTAACGAGAGCCTGAGGGAGGAAATGTTTAGTCCAGTTCATTTTTCATTGGTGAAGCAGCCTCAGCACCCATCGTCACCTGTTTGGCCTGAGCCTGCACTCCTCCCTCTACCAGCTGCCCAGAGGACACGTCCAGGCCCAGCTGACCAGAGATGTACACGGTTCTGTCCACAACCACCGCCTGGCTGATAATGCaggggacagacacacacacacacacacacacacacgttttgtcACTCTGATGTTGTTTTTGCAATTTAGTTAAAGTAGAATCAGCATGCACATAAGAA is drawn from Betta splendens chromosome 11, fBetSpl5.4, whole genome shotgun sequence and contains these coding sequences:
- the si:dkey-284p5.3 gene encoding brain acid soluble protein 1: MRYVIGAAPAPPRLITANLRPSSARGEQDRMGCSTSSQTSAVDTTRPSSKPEESNGASTTGATEAANKNGKVAEDSETIPDQTPAADGDGAVVAAASASPVSAAPPAAEEPEPAPEAPAAAEPSPEAAAAAPEQESEATATEPTPTTDEAPAPSE
- the LOC114865924 gene encoding 2-iminobutanoate/2-iminopropanoate deaminase-like isoform X1 is translated as MATIQRQIPYTPKAPIRKGIYSQAVVVDRTVYISGQLGLDVSSGQLVEGGVQAQAKQALVNMGEILKAAGCNYSNVVKTTVLLADINDFNSVNEVYKTFFSSNFPARAAYQVAALPRGGLVEIEAVAVAGPLLDS
- the LOC114865924 gene encoding 2-iminobutanoate/2-iminopropanoate deaminase-like isoform X2, with the protein product MSALHRKIIHTTSAPAAIGPYSQAVVVDRTVYISGQLGLDVSSGQLVEGGVQAQAKQALVNMGEILKAAGCNYSNVVKTTVLLADINDFNSVNEVYKTFFSSNFPARAAYQVAALPRGGLVEIEAVAVAGPLLDS